The Mytilus edulis chromosome 12, xbMytEdul2.2, whole genome shotgun sequence genome contains a region encoding:
- the LOC139498220 gene encoding YTH domain-containing family protein 3-like has product MSASLDQRGKGQPNQVANGQAKETVKDEEFEPYLQQPPQHQGYSTGPMSSPDPFMPSYYNPTMSFPYLGQGLGEGAWSNGGDATMLSFGSYDYNGMFSGFGYPQFGWTEYSGSDYWSNGGQGRKDTRYPNPEDYYRQEQMIPADPYTQMNGEFERDPAMNSVEQGLKGMNIAGDKGMDNGYMDPGQLGGDATNVAPPVGPVSTGQQAPKKTSWAAIASQPARPQPKIQPGSIPRAPMNPKKQNMDIGTWDTRNNVAGKQGNQHGGRSWSAPRSRSMNSNYSGNTNQSNSASSSSGQASVSSAASALPPNPVLDKLKSANLYNPKDFNLNPKGARFFIIKSYSEDDIHRSIKYSVWCSTEQGNKRLDAAYKEREGKGPIFLFFSVNGSGHFCGMAQMMTNVEFNTDVGVWAQDKWKGQIEVKWIYVKDVPNGHLRHIRLENNENKPVTNSRDTQEVPLEKGKQVLKILHNYRHSTSIFDDFSHYEKRQEEEGTEFKKNGAE; this is encoded by the exons ATGTCTGCGAGTCTTGATCAG AGAGGAAAAGGACAGCCAAACCAAG tgGCAAATGGACAAGCTAAAGAAACTGTGAAAGACGAGGAATTTGAACCTTATCTACAACAACCACCCCAACATCAG GGATACAGTACAGGACCAATGTCGAGCCCAGACCCATTCATGCCTAGTTACTATAATCCAACCATGTCATTTCCGTATCTTGGACAAGGACTAGGTGAAGGTGCTTGGTCAAACGGTGGTGACGCGACAATGCTTTCATTTGGTAGTTATGACTATAATGGAATGTTCAGTGGTTTCGGATACCCTCAATTTGGATGGACTGAATATTCAGGAAGTGATTACTGGAGCAATGGAGGACAGGGTAGAAAAGACACTCGTTATCCTAATCCAGAGGACTATTACAGGCAAGAGCAAATGATACCCGCTGATCCGTATACACAAATGAATGGAGAATTTGAACGTGATCCGGCTATGAATAGTGTGGAACAGGGACTTAAAGGAATGAATATTGCTGGGGATAAAGGAATGGACAATGGATATATGGATCCTGGGCAGTTAGGTGGGGACGCTACTAATGTGGCACCTCCTGTGGGACCTGTTTCGACCGGGCAGCAGGCTCCAAAGAAGACATCTTGGGCTGCAATTGCAAGTCAGCCAGCTCGTCCCCAGCCTAAAATTCAACCAGGTTCTATTCCTCGGGCTCCGATGAATCCTAAAAAGCAAAACATGGACATTGGAACTTGGGATACAAGGAACAATGTGGCTGGAAAGCAAGGAAATCAACATGGAGGACGATCTTGGAGTGCACCTCGTAGTAGGTCAATGAATTCTAATTATTCAGGAAACACTAATCAATCGAACAGTGCTTCTAGTAGCTCTGGACAGGCGAGTGTGTCAAGTGCAGCATCTGCACTTCCACCCAATCCTGTTTTGGACAAGCTCAAGTCGGCTAATCTATATAATCCAAAGGATTTCAATTTGAACCCAAAAGGTGCAAGATTTTTCATTATCAAGAGCTACTCGGAGGACGATATCCACCGTTCAATTAAGTATAGTGTATGGTGTAGCACTGAACAGGGAAACAAACGTTTGGACGCGGCATACAAGGAACGTGAAGGAAAAGGaccaatttttcttttctttagtGTCAACGGAAGTGGACATTTCTGTGGAATGGCCCAAATGATGACAAATGTGGAATTCAATACTGATGTGGGTGTTTGGGCACAGGATAAGTGGAAGGGACAGATTGAGGTGAAATGGATCTATGTGAAGGACGTTCCAAACGGTCACCTCAGACACATAAGACTGGAGAATAATGAAAACAAGCCTGTTACAAACTCCAGGGATACGCAAGAAGTGCCGTTGGAAAAGGGAAAGCAAGTACTGAAAATACTTCACAATTATAGGCATAGCACTTCGATTTTTGATGACTTCAGTCACTATGAGAAACGTCAAGAGGAGGAAGgcacagaatttaaaaaaaatggtgctgAATAA